A genomic window from Accipiter gentilis chromosome 1, bAccGen1.1, whole genome shotgun sequence includes:
- the UPP2 gene encoding LOW QUALITY PROTEIN: uridine phosphorylase 2 (The sequence of the model RefSeq protein was modified relative to this genomic sequence to represent the inferred CDS: inserted 2 bases in 1 codon; deleted 2 bases in 1 codon; substituted 3 bases at 3 genomic stop codons) yields MTKTTDYSGSGLVHIKNLHLDSMEENVLCHLDLGTKTHNLSAMFGDIKLVCVGSSPNRTRAFAQFTHKQLGLTGDGEDLADIRAGMDRCSPSAXVPCRAGPHRTCFPSRALMTAPAPGAAAAGVVPRARCSHVPVTCRSITGNDTFLSSQQHGMGIPSISIMLQEELIKLLHQAKCXDVTIIRIGTSGGLGIESGSAVITDMAVDSSFQPQFELVVLGDVVVRSTGLDKDCVGDLLACSKEIPDLPTLVGHTMCTYDFHKGKGRLDGALCSFSSKKKLEYLRRASDTSMRNIETGSSAFAALSCGLKGESSRGLFHVLPKPPCSPASPCLRVRFGARFRQPEGQKRIPNDFLPSPLLLEKKQGEWRAPEGGAAASTSRRGPAALAPPEHRGRSPREPWGGQWGQDLLAFPAGQCFKARVREVVCTALLDHLEGDQIRXEYQQRPQRLIAAFVXKHLGLSSLVGNTLFSTK; encoded by the exons ATGACCAAAACAACAGATTACTCTGG CAGTGGGCTCGTCCACATTAAAAACCTGCATTTGGACTCGATGGAGGAGAACGTTCTGTGTCATCTGGACTTGGGAACGAAGACACACAATCTGTCAGCTATGTTTGGGGACATAAAG CTTGTCTGCGTTGGCAGCAGCCCAAACAGGACGAGGGCATTTGCCCAGTTCACGCACAAGCAGCTGGGACTGACGGGC GACGGGGAGGACCTGGCAGACATCCGCGCAGGGATGGACCGGTGCTCTCCATCAGCGTAAGTACCGTGCCGTGCTGGACCGCACCGCACGTGTTTTCCATCCCGGGCACTCATGACAGcccctgccccgggggctgctgctgccggtGTGGTCCCGA GAGCTCGTTGCAGTCACGTACCTGTCACCTGCCGCAGCATCACAGGGAACGACACTTTTCTCTCCTCCCAACAGCACGGGATGGGCATCCCTTCCATTTCCATCATGCTTCAGGAGGAACTAATCAAACTGCTGCACCAGGCAAAATGCTGAGACGTTACTATTATACGCATCGGTACTTCTGGAGGCTTAG GGATTGAGTCCGGGTCTGCTGTGATCACAGACATGGCAGTGGACTCCTCCTTCCAGCCACAGTTTGAGCTGGTGGTGCTGGGTGATGTGGTGGTGCGGAGCACTGGGCTGGACAAGGACTGCGTCGGGGATCTACTTGCCTGCAGCAAGGAGATCCCTGACCTTCCCACGCTCGTCGGCCATACTATGTGCACCTATGACTTCCACAAAGGTAA AGGGAGATTAGACGGAGCACTGTGCtctttttccagtaaaaaaaagcTAGAGTACTTAAGAAGAGCTTCCGACACCAGCATGAGGAACATTGAAACGGGGTCCTCAGCGTTTGCCGCCCTGTCGTGTGGCCTGAAAGGTGAGTCCTCCCGCGGCCTCTTCCACGTCCTTCCCAAACCCCCGTGCTCCCCAGCTTCACCTTGCCTGAGGGTTCGGTTTGGTGCGAGATTCAGACAACCTGAAGGCCAAAAACGCATTCCTAACGATTTT CTGCCTTCCCCTCTtttgctggaaaagaaacaggGCGAGTGGAGGGCACCTGAGGGCGGTGCTGCGGCCAGCACCTCCCGCAGGGGTCCTGCCGCTTTGGCCCCTCCGGAGCATCGGGGCAGGTCCCCCCGTGAGCCCTGGGGAGGGCAGTGGGGGCAGGACCTCCTCGCCTTCCCCGCAGGGCAGTGCTTTAAGGCCCGGGTACGTGAGGTCGTCTGCACGGCGCTCCTGGATCACCTGGAGGGGGACCAGATCCG GGAGTACCAGCAGCGGCCTCAGCGCCTCATCGCAGCCTTTGTCTGAAAGCACCTGGGGCTGAGCTCTCTGGTGGGAAACACGCTTTTCTCCACAAAGTGA